From a single Scomber japonicus isolate fScoJap1 chromosome 12, fScoJap1.pri, whole genome shotgun sequence genomic region:
- the gpaa1 gene encoding glycosylphosphatidylinositol anchor attachment 1 protein isoform X1, with the protein MGLLSDPNRRRALISLLTRLNAPICVVCYMAGVAWFMGLAFEPFTLRTYMSENAMGSTMVEERFPAGERALATGREFAAHKKKAGGMPVDWLVRTMQARGLEVFTQSFSRTLPFPDENKERYMVKGTNVYGILRAPRAPRTEALVLSAPCSPGDSNNQAVGLLLGLAHYFRNQIYWAKDIIFLVNEHDLIGMQAWLEGYHHTNTTGMDWSPLQGRGGSIQAALSLELSSDVVTSLDVVLEGLNGQLPNLDLANLFYAFCQKIGVLCTIQGKLQRNDWDSVSGYSHAVQTMMLMVMKQASGRPWGDHGLFLRYHIEAATIKGVNSFRQYKTDATTIGRLLEGMYRKLNNLLERLHQSYFFYLMPSLSHFVSIGYYMPAFGLLAVILLLRALDLWVQLATPPPRTEDGDADIEQQSSPGVLSVLTPLVISHLTGVALYMLPIRFQEMAVEHFPVSETEAVVLTAIAVYTAGLALPHNTNRLVSGEGTEQGWKVLKLVAVLYLAVLLGCTALINFSLGFILALTLVPVAAFITPHVPKLLSAFILVILSPAFTLLFSVFLYQELLEMPISFLEGWLLYLSVISQGILDHFLYGSLVYPLVALLVYPCWLLFWNILFWK; encoded by the exons ATGGGACTACTGTCTGATCCTAACAGGAGACGGGCTTTGATCAGCCTGCTCACCCGCCTCAATGCTCCAATCTg TGTGGTCTGCTACATGGCGGGTGTGGCCTGGTTCATGGGGTTAGCATTTGAGCCGTTCACTCTGCGGACATACATGTCAGAGAACGCCATGGGTTCTACCATGGTGGAGGAGCGCTTCCCAGCCGGGGAGAGGGCTCTGGCCACTGGCAGGGAGTTTGCTGCACATAAGAAGAAAGCAGG TGGGATGCCAGTGGATTGGCTGGTGAGGACTATGCAGGCTCGAGGTCTGGAGGTGTTCACCCAGAGCTTTTCTCGCACTCTGCCCTTCCCTgatgaaaacaaagagagataT ATGGTGAAAGGTACAAATGTTTACGGGATCCTCCGTGCTCCTCGAGCTCCGCGGACTGAAGCTCTGGTGCTGAGTGCTCCCTGTAGCCCCGGCGATAGCAACAACCAGGCTGTAGGTTTGCTGCTTGGTCTGGCTCATTACTTCAGGA ATCAGATTTACTGGGCCAAGGACATCATATTCCTAGTGAACGAGCATGATCTGATTGGTATGCAGGCGTGGCTGGAGGGCTACCACCACACCAACACTACAG GTATGGACTGGTCTCCTCTTCAAGGCCGTGGTGGTTCAATCCAGGCAGCCCTGTCTCTGGAGCTCAGCAGTGATGTCGTCACCAGTTTGGACGTGGTACTTGAGGGCCTCAACGGTCAGCTGCCCAACCTGGATTTAGCCAACCTCTTTTATGCTTTCTGTCAGAAGATAGGGGTCCTCTGCACCATCCAGGGCAAG CTGCAGAGGAATGACTGGGACAGTGTGTCAGGCTACAGCCATGCAGTCCAGACCATGATGCTGATGGTAATGAAGCAGGCCAGTGGGCGGCCCTGGGGGGACCATGGCCTCTTCCTGCGCTACCACATTGAGGCTGCTACCATCAAAGGCGTCAACAGCTTTCGCCAATACAAGACTGACGCCACCACCATTGGAAG GCTCCTGGAAGGAATGTATCGTAAGCTGAATAACCTCCTGGAGCGCCTACACCAATCCTACTTCTTCTACCTGATGCCATCGCTCTCTCACTTTGTCTCCATCGGTTACTACATGCCAGCGTTTGGCCTGCTCGCTGTTATCCTGCTGCTACGT GCCTTAGACCTTTGGGTTCAACTGGCAACTCCACCACCAAGAACAGAAGATGGAGATGCTGACATTGAGCAG CAGTCCAGTCCAGGAGTGCTGTCCGTGTTGACTCCTCTGGTGATCAGCCATCTGACGGGAGTAGCTCTGTACATGCTGCCCATCCGTTTTCAGGAGATGGCAGTAGAACACTTCCCAGTGTCTGAGACCGAGGCCGTAGTCCTGACTGCTATCGCTGTTTACACTGCAGGCTTGGCTTTACCTCATAACACAAACAG ACTGGTGTCGGGCGAGGGGACGGAGCAGGGCTGGAAAGTTCTGAAGCTGGTTGCTGTGCTGTACCTGGCTGTGCTGCTGGGCTGCACCGCCCTCATCAACTTCTCCCTGGGCTTCATCCTCGCTCTCACCCTGGTGCCTGTGGCTGCGTTCATCACACCCCACGTCCcaaa GCTTCTGTCAGCCTTCATCTTGGTCATCCTCAGCCCAGCCTTCACTCTGCTTTTTTCAGTCTTCCTCTACCAAGAGCTGCTTGAAATGCCCATCAGCTTCCTAGAAGGTTGGTTGCTCTACCTGTCCGTCATCTCACAAGGCATCCTGGATCACTTCCTGTACGGCTCTCTGGTCTACCCACTAGTAGCCCTGCTGGTCTATCCTTGCTGGCTGCTTTTCTGGAACATCCTCTTCTGGAAGTAG
- the gpaa1 gene encoding glycosylphosphatidylinositol anchor attachment 1 protein isoform X2 → MGLLSDPNRRRALISLLTRLNAPICVVCYMAGVAWFMGLAFEPFTLRTYMSENAMGSTMVEERFPAGERALATGREFAAHKKKAGGMPVDWLVRTMQARGLEVFTQSFSRTLPFPDENKERYMVKGTNVYGILRAPRAPRTEALVLSAPCSPGDSNNQAVGLLLGLAHYFRNQIYWAKDIIFLVNEHDLIGMQAWLEGYHHTNTTGMDWSPLQGRGGSIQAALSLELSSDVVTSLDVVLEGLNGQLPNLDLANLFYAFCQKIGVLCTIQGKLQRNDWDSVSGYSHAVQTMMLMVMKQASGRPWGDHGLFLRYHIEAATIKGVNSFRQYKTDATTIGRLLEGMYRKLNNLLERLHQSYFFYLMPSLSHFVSIGYYMPAFGLLAVILLLRALDLWVQLATPPPRTEDGDADIEQSSPGVLSVLTPLVISHLTGVALYMLPIRFQEMAVEHFPVSETEAVVLTAIAVYTAGLALPHNTNRLVSGEGTEQGWKVLKLVAVLYLAVLLGCTALINFSLGFILALTLVPVAAFITPHVPKLLSAFILVILSPAFTLLFSVFLYQELLEMPISFLEGWLLYLSVISQGILDHFLYGSLVYPLVALLVYPCWLLFWNILFWK, encoded by the exons ATGGGACTACTGTCTGATCCTAACAGGAGACGGGCTTTGATCAGCCTGCTCACCCGCCTCAATGCTCCAATCTg TGTGGTCTGCTACATGGCGGGTGTGGCCTGGTTCATGGGGTTAGCATTTGAGCCGTTCACTCTGCGGACATACATGTCAGAGAACGCCATGGGTTCTACCATGGTGGAGGAGCGCTTCCCAGCCGGGGAGAGGGCTCTGGCCACTGGCAGGGAGTTTGCTGCACATAAGAAGAAAGCAGG TGGGATGCCAGTGGATTGGCTGGTGAGGACTATGCAGGCTCGAGGTCTGGAGGTGTTCACCCAGAGCTTTTCTCGCACTCTGCCCTTCCCTgatgaaaacaaagagagataT ATGGTGAAAGGTACAAATGTTTACGGGATCCTCCGTGCTCCTCGAGCTCCGCGGACTGAAGCTCTGGTGCTGAGTGCTCCCTGTAGCCCCGGCGATAGCAACAACCAGGCTGTAGGTTTGCTGCTTGGTCTGGCTCATTACTTCAGGA ATCAGATTTACTGGGCCAAGGACATCATATTCCTAGTGAACGAGCATGATCTGATTGGTATGCAGGCGTGGCTGGAGGGCTACCACCACACCAACACTACAG GTATGGACTGGTCTCCTCTTCAAGGCCGTGGTGGTTCAATCCAGGCAGCCCTGTCTCTGGAGCTCAGCAGTGATGTCGTCACCAGTTTGGACGTGGTACTTGAGGGCCTCAACGGTCAGCTGCCCAACCTGGATTTAGCCAACCTCTTTTATGCTTTCTGTCAGAAGATAGGGGTCCTCTGCACCATCCAGGGCAAG CTGCAGAGGAATGACTGGGACAGTGTGTCAGGCTACAGCCATGCAGTCCAGACCATGATGCTGATGGTAATGAAGCAGGCCAGTGGGCGGCCCTGGGGGGACCATGGCCTCTTCCTGCGCTACCACATTGAGGCTGCTACCATCAAAGGCGTCAACAGCTTTCGCCAATACAAGACTGACGCCACCACCATTGGAAG GCTCCTGGAAGGAATGTATCGTAAGCTGAATAACCTCCTGGAGCGCCTACACCAATCCTACTTCTTCTACCTGATGCCATCGCTCTCTCACTTTGTCTCCATCGGTTACTACATGCCAGCGTTTGGCCTGCTCGCTGTTATCCTGCTGCTACGT GCCTTAGACCTTTGGGTTCAACTGGCAACTCCACCACCAAGAACAGAAGATGGAGATGCTGACATTGAGCAG TCCAGTCCAGGAGTGCTGTCCGTGTTGACTCCTCTGGTGATCAGCCATCTGACGGGAGTAGCTCTGTACATGCTGCCCATCCGTTTTCAGGAGATGGCAGTAGAACACTTCCCAGTGTCTGAGACCGAGGCCGTAGTCCTGACTGCTATCGCTGTTTACACTGCAGGCTTGGCTTTACCTCATAACACAAACAG ACTGGTGTCGGGCGAGGGGACGGAGCAGGGCTGGAAAGTTCTGAAGCTGGTTGCTGTGCTGTACCTGGCTGTGCTGCTGGGCTGCACCGCCCTCATCAACTTCTCCCTGGGCTTCATCCTCGCTCTCACCCTGGTGCCTGTGGCTGCGTTCATCACACCCCACGTCCcaaa GCTTCTGTCAGCCTTCATCTTGGTCATCCTCAGCCCAGCCTTCACTCTGCTTTTTTCAGTCTTCCTCTACCAAGAGCTGCTTGAAATGCCCATCAGCTTCCTAGAAGGTTGGTTGCTCTACCTGTCCGTCATCTCACAAGGCATCCTGGATCACTTCCTGTACGGCTCTCTGGTCTACCCACTAGTAGCCCTGCTGGTCTATCCTTGCTGGCTGCTTTTCTGGAACATCCTCTTCTGGAAGTAG
- the exosc4 gene encoding exosome complex component RRP41, producing MAGLELLSDQGYRIDGRKATELRKVQARMGVFAQADGSAYLEQGNTKALAVVYGPHEMRGSRSRTLHDRAVINCQYSMATFSTAERKRRPHGDRKSTEMSLHLKQTFEAAVMTQLYPRSQIDIYVKILQSDGGNYSVCVNAATLAVIDAGIPMRDYVCACTVGFVDETPLADLCYAEEGGGVSSLALALLPRGGQIALLQMDARLHQDHLETLIEAAMTACKGVSKVLDEVVRQHLQEVSVLTAE from the exons ATGGCGGGTCTGGAGCTGCTGTCCGACCAGGGATACCGTATCGATGGAAGAAAAGCCACCGAGCTGCGGAAGGTTCAGGCCCGCATGGGAGTGTTCGCTCAGGCCGACGGCTCCGCGTATTTAGAGCAGGGAAACACCAAAGCGCTGGCTGTGGTGTACGGTCCGCATGAA ATGCGAGGCTCACGTAGTCGGACCCTTCATGATCGGGCCGTTATCAACTGTCAGTATAGCATGGCCACATTCAGCacggcagagaggaagaggagaccaCACGGGGATCGCAAGTCCACTGAGATGAGCCTCCACCTCAAGCAGACGTTTGAAGCTGCTGTGATGACCCAGCTCTACCCACGCTCTCAAATAGACATCTATGTCAAG ATTCTTCAGTCAGATGGAGGGAACTACAGTGTGTGCGTGAATGCTGCCACCCTGGCGGTGATTGACGCTGGCATCCCCATGCGGGACTACGTGTGTGCCTGCACAGTTGGATTTGTGGACGAGACGCCCCTCGCAGATCTTTGCTAtgcagaggagggtggaggagtgAGCTCTCTGGCTTTAGCGCTGCTGCCCCGCGGCGGGCAGATTGCTCTGCTGCAGATGGATGCCAGACTGCATCAAGATCATCTGGAGACTCTGATTGAGGCTGCCATGACAGCATGTAAAGGTGTGAGCAAGGTGCTGGATGAGGTGGTGCGGCAACACCTCCAAGAAGTGTCAGTGCTCACCGCAGAGTGA